In the genome of Misgurnus anguillicaudatus chromosome 11, ASM2758022v2, whole genome shotgun sequence, one region contains:
- the LOC129415852 gene encoding N(4)-(Beta-N-acetylglucosaminyl)-L-asparaginase, which yields MAAVGTWSFSHSAVERMRRMLLDGQNATDVVETAMAEVEDDVDTGRHIVGRGGFPNFKGVVECDAAIMEGVPGRFGAVAALKGIAQPCCVARKVMDRSPHSLLVGEGAESFAQEQGFISEPNKNMLSDHSATAYQEFLEKNKTVKDGHDTLGLIALDLSGNITVGVSTSGAPFKSPGRVGDSPLPGCGLYADHTVGAAAATGDGDKIMCYCPSFHVVQLMRQGLSPNEACHAVLADIKRRISGDKCFEIGLISLNIKGEVGAASSVAFPYTFWKQGMDSVKELVINQPK from the exons ATGGCAGCTGTGGGGACATGGTCTTTTTCTCACTCTGCTGTAGAGAGAATGAGACGTATGCTTCTGGATGGACAAAATGCAACTGATGTGGTAGAAACAGCAATGGCAG AGGTTGAAGATGATGTTGACACAGGACGGCACATTGTTGGCAGAGGAGGATTTCCTAATTTTAAAGGAGTGGTTGAATGTGATGCTGCAATAATGGAAGGTGTACCAGGAAGATTTGGGGCAGTAGCTGCATTGAAGGG TATAGCACAGCCATGTTGTGTAGCTCGCAAAGTGATGGACAGGAGTCCACACAGCTTGCTTGTTGGAGAGGGAGCAGAATCCTTTGCTCAGGAACAAGGCTTTATATCTGAGCCCAATAAAAACATGCTGTCTGACCATTCAGCTACTGCATACCAG GAATTTCttgaaaagaataaaacagttAAAGATGGACATGATACATTAG GCCTCATAGCTCTTGATCTAAGTGGTAACATAACTGTTG GAGTTTCCACATCAGGAGCACCCTTTAAATCTCCAGGGCGCGTGGGAGATTCTCCACTTCCAGGCTGTGGTCTATATGCTGACCATACA GTGGGTGCTGCAGCAG CTACAGGTGATGGAGATAAAATCATGTGCTATTGCCCAAGCTTTCATGTTgtgcagctgatgagacaa GGGTTGTCTCCTAATGAGGCTTGTCATGCTGTTCTTGCTGACATAAAGAGAAGAATAAGTGGAGataaatgctttgaaattgggcttatttctttaaatattaag GGAGAGGTTGGTGCTGCATCCTCTGTCGCATTTCCATACACATTCTGGAAACAAGGGATGGATTCAGTGAAGGAGCTTGTTATTAACCAGCCTAAATAA
- the pdcd2 gene encoding programmed cell death protein 2: MSSGGQMATNVTMSESNVTLGFLEEAEAWQLLSNQFPSKVGGRPAWLSQLDLPSLPELLCEKCKLPTVFLLQVYAPIPKYDQCFHRTLFVFCCKTPACYTRNDSNCFKVFRSQLPRKNEFYPFDPPRDEMPEHVLEDHQVLGSGLKLCRLCGCLGQKACSRCHAVTYCCKEHQIIDWKPRHKKECANKVSPSSEEISSFLFPEWELVTEPEELPAKDEEPHESKSLDQKHMASLNDGLEDGELESMALHETQDSKVFQRFKDCIANEPEQVLRYYKGGSPLWVSAEHVPKEEDIPKCPCGAKRIFEFQIMPQLLNHLKVDRTDASIDWGTVAIYTCMDSCDQGTKYSAEFIWKQDFAVDQVV; this comes from the exons ATGTCTAGTGGTGGGCAGATGGCTACAAACGTGACAATGTCTGAATCAAATGTCACGTTAGGTTTTTTAGAGGAGGCAGAAGCATGGCAGCTTCTTAGCAACCAGTTTCCAAGTAAAGTCGGAGGGAGACCAGCGTGGTTAAGCCAGTTGGATTTGCCAAGTCTGCCCGAATTACTATGTGAAAAATGCAAACTCCCAACAGTGTTTCTTTTGCAGGTGTATGCACCAATTCCGAAATATGATCAGTGTTTTCacagaacattgtttgtgttcTGCTGCAAGACACCAGCCTGCTATACTCGAAATGACAGCAATTGTTTTAAAG TGTTCAGAAGTCAGCTGCCAAGGAAAAACGAGTTTTATCCGTTTGATCCTCCTCGTGACGAGATGCCAGAGCACGTGTTGGAAGATCACCAGGTTCTGGGATCCGGACTCAAACTGTGCAGGCTGTGTGGTTGTCTTGGACAGAAAGCCTGCTCTCGATGTCACGCAGTTACATACTGCTGCAAAGAGCACCAGATCATAGACTGGAAACCCCGCCACAAGAAAGAATGTGCCAATAAGG tttctCCTAGCTCAGAGGAGATTAGTTCATTTCTGTTTCCTGAGTGGGAGCTGGTTACCGAGCCAGAGGAGCTTCCAGCAAAAGATGAGGAACCCCATGAATCCAAAAGTCTGGACCAGAAACACATGGCCTCTTTAAATGATG GTTTGGAAGACGGTGAGCTAGAGAGTATGGCCCTTCATGAAACACAAGACTCGAAAGTGTTTCAGAGGTTCAAAGACTGCATTGCTAATGAACCAGAACAG GTTTTGCGCTATTACAAAGGTGGGTCTCCTCTTTGGGTGTCAGCTGAACATGTGCCAAAAGAAGAGGACATTCCAAAATGTCCATGTGGGGCAAAACGTATCTTTGAA TTTCAGATTATGCCGCAGTTACTTAATCACCTTAAAGTGGATAGGACAGATGCCAGCATAGACTGGGGAACAGTGGCTATCTACACATGTATGGATAGTTGTGATCAAGGCACCAAATATTCTGCagagtttatttggaaacaagaCTTTGCGGTAGATCAAGTCGTATAA
- the rhoua gene encoding ras homolog family member Ua: MPPQGGGEYKAVPGTVVPPVPPRRLRSRDLKSRFGSAAERRVKCVLVGDGAVGKTSLIVSYTTNGYPTEYVPTAFDNFAAVVAVDGKPVKLQLCDTAGQDEFDKLRPLCYTNADVFLLCFSVVSPSSFQNVREKWVPEIRRHCPKAPILLVGTQADLRQDVKVLIQLATYKERPVDHQDACLCAEEVQAVSYMECSALTQKNLKEVFDTAIVASIQYSDSQQQKKRLKKRTPDKMRKLSKSWWKKYCCLA, translated from the exons ATGCCTCCGCAGGGAGGTGGAGAATATAAGGCTGTTCCTGGGACAGTTGTGCCGCCGGTACCCCCGAGAAGATTGCGGAGCAGAGATTTGAAAAGCCGCTTTGGGTCCGCAGCTGAGCGCAGGGTGAAATGCGTCCTGGTCGGCGATGGTGCAGTGGGTAAAACTAGTCTCATTGTCAGCTATACCACCAATGGATATCCCACCGAATATGTGCCGACGGCTTTTGATAACTTCGCAG CGGTTGTAGCTGTGGATGGCAAGCCTGTGAAACTTCAACTCTGTGACACAGCCGGGCAG GATGAATTTGATAAGCTCCGGCCGCTGTGCTACACCAATGCTGACGTCTTCCTGCTTTGCTTCAGTGTGGTAAGTCCCTCCTCTTTCCAAAATGTGAGGGAAAAGTGGGTGCCAGAGATCCGTCGGCACTGCCCGAAGGCGCCGATTCTGCTTGTTGGCACCCAAGCTGACCTCCGTCAAGATGTCAAAGTGCTCATCCAGCTAGCTACGTATAAAGAGAGGCCAGTGGACCACCAAGATGCCTGCTTGTGCGCAGAGGAAGTGCAGGCAGTCTCATACATGGAGTGCTCCGCGCTCACCCAAAAAAACCTAAAGGAGGTGTTTGACACGGCTATAGTGGCCAGCATCCAGTACTCTGACAGTCAGCAGCAGAAAAAGAGGCTGAAGAAGCGCACGCCTGACAAAATGAGGAAGCTTTCCAAATCCTGGTGGAAAAAGTACTGCTGTCTGGCCTAG
- the tbp gene encoding TATA-box-binding protein yields the protein MEQNNSIPPFSQGLASPQGAMTPSLPIFSPMMPYGTGLTPQPVQNTNSLSLLEEQQRQQQQQQQQAASQQQGGMVGGSGQTPQLYHSQAVSTTTALPGNTPLYNTPLTPMTPITPATPASESSGIVPQLQNIVSTVNLGCKLDLKTIALRARNAEYNPKRFAAVIMRIREPRTTALIFSSGKMVCTGAKSEEQSRLAARKYARVVQKLGFPAKFLDFKIQNMVGSCDVKFPIRLEGLVLTHQQFSSYEPELFPGLIYRMIKPRIVLLIFVSGKVVLTGAKVRGEIYEAFENIYPILKGFRKTT from the exons ATGGAGCAGAACAACAGTATACCCCCTTTCTCTCAAGGTCTGGCATCTCCACAG GGAGCCATGACGCCCAGCTTGCCTATTTTCAGTCCTATGATGCCGTACGGCACAGGGCTCACGCCACAACCAGTGCAGAACACCAACAGCCTGTCGCTCCTGGAGGAGCAGCAGAGacagcagcagcaacaacagcaaCAGGCAGCCTCACAACAACAAGGTGGGATGGTGGGAGGTTCAGGCCAGACACCTCAGCTCTATCACTCACAGGCTGTCTCTACGACAACAGCACTACCAGGCAACACCCCACTCTATAACACACCTCTCACCCCCATGACCCCAATTACTCCTGCCACACCGGCCTCAGAAAGTTCTGGCATCGTTCCTCAATTACA gAATATTGTGTCTACTGTAAACTTGGGGTGCAAACTTGATTTAAAGACGATAGCACTTCGAGCCAGAAACGCTGAATATAACCCAAAG CGTTTTGCTGCTGTCATCATGAGAATACGAGAACCCAGAACAACAGCTCTTATTTTCAGCTCAGGAAAGATGGTGTGTACAGGAGCAAAAAG TGAGGAGCAGTCCCGCTTGGCCGCCAGAAAATATGCTAGGGTAGTGCAGAAGTTGGGTTTTCCTGCCAAATTTTTAGACTTCAAAATTCAGAACATGGTTGGCAGCTGTGATGTCAAGTTTCCTATCCGATTAGAAGGTCTGGTGCTTACACACCAGCAGTTTAGCAG CTATGAGCCAGAGTTATTTCCAGGATTAATCTACAGAATGATCAAACCTAGAATCGTCCTTTTAATATTTGTTTCTGGAAAAGTTGTACTCACAG GTGCAAAGGTTAGAGGAGAAATCTATGAAGCATTCGAAAATATTTACCCAATCTTAAAAGGATTCAGAAAAACAACGTAA